In one window of Escherichia coli DSM 30083 = JCM 1649 = ATCC 11775 DNA:
- the ascB gene encoding 6-phospho-beta-glucosidase AscB, producing MSVFPQGFLWGGALAANQSEGAYREGGKGLTTVDMIPHGEHRMAVKLGLEKRFQLRDDEFYPSHEATDFYHRYKEDIALMAEMGFKVFRTSIAWSRLFPQGDELTPNQQGIAFYRAVFEECKKYGIEPLVTLCHFDVPMHLVTEYGSWRNRKLVELFSRYARTCFEAFDGLVKYWLTFNEINIMLHSPFSGAGLVFEEGENQDQVKYQAAHHQLVASALATKIAHEVNPQNQVGCMLAGGNFYPYSCKPEDVWAALEKDRENLFFIDVQARGAYPAYSARVFREKGVTIDKAPSDDEILKNTVDFVSFSYYASRCASAEMNANNCSAANVVKSLRNPYLQVSDWGWGIDPLGLRITMNMMYDRYQKPLFLVENGLGAKDEFAANGEINDDYRISYLREHIRAMGEAIADGIPLMGYTTWGCIDLVSASTGEMSKRYGFVYVDRDDAGNGTLTRTRKKSFWWYKKVIASNGEDLE from the coding sequence ATGTCAGTATTTCCGCAAGGTTTTTTATGGGGCGGCGCGCTTGCCGCCAACCAGTCTGAAGGCGCGTACCGTGAAGGCGGCAAAGGGCTGACCACCGTCGATATGATCCCGCACGGCGAACATCGAATGGCGGTGAAACTGGGGCTGGAAAAACGTTTTCAGTTGCGCGATGACGAGTTTTATCCCAGCCATGAGGCGACGGATTTTTATCATCGTTATAAAGAAGATATCGCCCTGATGGCAGAGATGGGATTCAAGGTTTTTCGCACCTCGATTGCCTGGAGCCGCCTATTTCCGCAGGGCGATGAACTGACGCCCAATCAGCAGGGCATTGCTTTTTACCGCGCGGTATTTGAAGAGTGTAAAAAGTACGGTATCGAACCGCTGGTCACGTTGTGTCACTTCGACGTGCCGATGCATCTGGTTACTGAATATGGCTCCTGGCGTAACCGCAAGCTGGTAGAGCTTTTCAGCCGCTACGCCCGGACCTGCTTTGAAGCATTTGATGGTCTGGTGAAATACTGGCTTACCTTCAATGAAATCAACATTATGTTGCATAGCCCGTTCTCCGGCGCGGGTCTGGTGTTTGAAGAAGGGGAAAATCAGGATCAGGTGAAATATCAGGCTGCGCATCACCAGCTGGTTGCCAGTGCGCTAGCCACCAAAATCGCCCATGAGGTTAACCCGCAAAATCAGGTGGGTTGTATGCTGGCGGGCGGTAACTTCTACCCTTACAGCTGCAAGCCGGAAGATGTCTGGGCGGCGCTGGAGAAAGATCGGGAAAACCTGTTTTTTATCGATGTGCAGGCGCGGGGCGCGTATCCGGCTTACTCTGCCCGCGTATTCCGCGAAAAAGGGGTAACCATCGACAAAGCACCGAGCGATGATGAGATCCTGAAAAACACCGTCGATTTTGTCTCTTTCAGCTATTACGCCTCGCGCTGCGCCTCGGCGGAGATGAACGCCAACAACTGCAGTGCGGCGAACGTGGTGAAATCGCTGCGTAACCCGTATCTGCAAGTGAGCGACTGGGGCTGGGGTATTGATCCACTCGGTCTGCGTATCACCATGAATATGATGTACGACCGTTATCAGAAGCCACTGTTTCTGGTGGAAAACGGCCTGGGCGCAAAAGATGAATTTGCTGCCAATGGCGAAATTAACGACGACTATCGCATCAGCTATTTACGCGAACATATCCGCGCAATGGGCGAAGCGATTGCAGACGGCATTCCGCTGATGGGCTACACCACATGGGGCTGTATTGATTTAGTTTCCGCCTCTACGGGTGAAATGAGCAAACGCTACGGTTTTGTCTACGTAGACCGTGACGACGCAGGCAACGGCACGCTGACGCGCACGCGTAAGAAATCGTTCTGGTGGTATAAAAAAGTGATTGCCAGTAACGGTGAAGATTTAGAGTAA
- the ascF gene encoding PTS cellobiose/arbutin/salicin transporter subunit IIBC, producing MAKNYAALASSVITALGGVDNISAVTHCMTRLRFVIKDDQLIDSPTLKTISGVLGVVRSDNQCQVIIGNTVSQAFQEVVSLLPGDLQPAPPVGKPKLTLRRIGAGVLDALIGTMSPLIPAIIGGSMVKLLAMILEMSGVLTKGSPTLIILNVIGDGAFFFLPLMVAASAAIKFKTNMSLAIAIAGVLVHPSFIELMAKAALGEHVEFALIPVTAVKYTYTVIPALVMTWCLSYIERWVDSITPAVTKNFLKPMLIVLIAAPLAILLIGPIGIWIGSAISALVYTIHGYLGWLSVAIMGALWPLLVMTGMHRVFTPTIIQTIAETGKEGMVMPSEIGANLSLGGSSLAVAWKTKNPELRQTALAAAASAIMAGISEPALYGVAIRLKRPLIASLISGFICGAVAGMAGLASHSMAAPGLFTSVQFFDPANPMSIVWVFAVMALAVVLSFILTLLLGFEDIPVEEATAEARKHQSVQPTVAKEVSLN from the coding sequence ATGGCCAAAAATTATGCGGCGCTGGCAAGCTCGGTGATAACGGCACTGGGCGGCGTTGATAACATCTCGGCGGTCACGCACTGTATGACGCGTTTGCGCTTTGTTATCAAAGATGACCAGCTTATCGATAGTCCGACGTTGAAAACCATCTCCGGCGTGCTCGGCGTGGTACGTAGTGACAACCAGTGTCAGGTGATTATAGGTAATACGGTTTCGCAGGCCTTTCAGGAAGTCGTCAGCCTGCTGCCGGGAGACTTGCAACCCGCGCCTCCCGTGGGTAAACCAAAGCTCACGCTACGTCGCATTGGTGCGGGGGTCCTCGATGCGCTGATCGGCACCATGTCACCGCTGATCCCGGCGATTATCGGCGGATCGATGGTCAAACTGCTGGCGATGATCCTCGAGATGAGCGGCGTGCTGACAAAAGGATCGCCGACCTTAATCATTCTGAATGTGATTGGTGACGGTGCTTTCTTCTTCCTGCCGCTGATGGTCGCGGCTTCTGCCGCCATCAAATTTAAAACCAATATGTCGCTGGCGATTGCCATTGCGGGTGTGCTGGTACATCCGAGTTTTATTGAGCTGATGGCGAAAGCGGCCCTGGGTGAACATGTTGAATTTGCCCTGATTCCGGTCACCGCGGTGAAATACACCTACACAGTGATCCCGGCGCTGGTGATGACCTGGTGCCTGTCATATATCGAACGCTGGGTGGACAGCATTACGCCAGCGGTGACGAAAAACTTCCTCAAGCCGATGCTGATTGTGTTGATTGCCGCACCGCTGGCAATCCTGCTGATTGGCCCGATTGGTATCTGGATCGGTAGCGCCATTTCGGCGCTGGTTTACACCATTCATGGTTATCTGGGCTGGCTTTCAGTCGCCATTATGGGCGCGCTGTGGCCTCTGCTGGTAATGACAGGGATGCACCGCGTCTTTACGCCAACCATCATTCAGACCATTGCCGAAACCGGCAAAGAAGGGATGGTCATGCCGTCAGAGATCGGCGCTAACCTGTCGCTGGGCGGTTCATCACTGGCGGTGGCATGGAAAACGAAAAACCCGGAACTGCGCCAGACGGCGCTGGCTGCGGCAGCATCAGCCATTATGGCGGGGATTTCCGAACCCGCGTTATACGGCGTGGCGATCCGCCTGAAACGTCCGCTTATCGCCAGTCTTATCAGCGGTTTTATTTGCGGCGCGGTTGCCGGTATGGCGGGGCTTGCCAGCCACTCAATGGCAGCGCCGGGGCTATTTACCAGCGTGCAGTTCTTCGATCCGGCGAATCCAATGAGCATCGTCTGGGTGTTCGCCGTCATGGCGCTGGCGGTCGTGCTGTCGTTCATCCTCACACTGTTGCTCGGCTTTGAGGATATTCCTGTTGAGGAAGCGACTGCCGAGGCGCGAAAGCATCAGAGCGTACAACCGACCGTCGCCAAAGAAGTAAGTCTTAATTGA
- the ascG gene encoding DNA-binding transcriptional regulator AscG: MTTMLEVAKRAGVSKATVSRVLSGNGYVSQETKDRVFQAVEESGYRPNLLARNLSAKSTQTLGLVVTNTLYHGIYFSELLFHAARMAEEKGRQLLLADGKHSAEEERQAIQYLLDLRCDAIMIYPRFLSVDEIDDIIDAHSQPIMVLNRRLRKNSSHSVWCDHKQTSFNAVAELITAGHQEIAFLTGSMDSPTSIERLAGYKDALAQHGIAFNEKLIANGKWTPASGAEGVETLLERGAKFSALVASNDDMAIGAIKALHERGVAVPEQVSVIGFDDIAIAPYIVPALSSVKIPVTEMIQEIIGRLIFMLDGGDFSPPKTFSGKLIRRGSLIALSR; encoded by the coding sequence ATGACGACGATGCTGGAAGTGGCGAAGCGCGCCGGGGTTTCAAAAGCGACCGTTTCCCGCGTGCTTTCAGGTAATGGCTACGTCAGCCAGGAGACTAAAGATCGCGTGTTTCAGGCGGTAGAAGAGAGCGGTTACCGTCCAAACTTGCTGGCGCGCAATCTGTCGGCGAAGAGTACTCAGACGCTGGGGCTGGTCGTGACCAACACGCTTTACCATGGCATTTATTTTAGTGAATTACTGTTTCATGCCGCGCGAATGGCGGAAGAGAAAGGGCGACAGTTGCTATTGGCAGATGGTAAACATAGCGCCGAAGAAGAGCGCCAGGCGATTCAGTATCTGCTGGATTTGCGCTGCGACGCCATCATGATTTACCCGCGCTTTTTAAGCGTGGATGAGATTGATGACATCATTGACGCACACAGTCAGCCGATAATGGTGCTTAATCGCCGCCTGCGCAAAAACAGCAGCCATAGCGTCTGGTGCGATCATAAACAGACCAGCTTTAACGCCGTGGCAGAGTTGATAACCGCCGGACATCAGGAGATTGCTTTCCTTACCGGCTCGATGGATTCCCCCACCAGCATTGAACGTCTTGCCGGATATAAAGACGCGCTGGCGCAGCATGGTATTGCGTTCAATGAAAAACTTATCGCTAACGGTAAATGGACGCCCGCCAGCGGTGCCGAAGGGGTAGAAACGTTGCTCGAACGTGGGGCTAAATTTAGCGCGTTAGTTGCCAGTAACGACGATATGGCGATAGGTGCGATCAAAGCGTTACACGAGCGCGGCGTAGCGGTGCCAGAGCAGGTGTCAGTTATCGGATTCGATGATATCGCTATTGCCCCCTACATCGTTCCGGCGCTCTCCAGCGTAAAAATTCCGGTGACTGAGATGATTCAGGAAATTATTGGACGGCTGATTTTTATGCTCGATGGCGGGGATTTCTCACCGCCGAAAACCTTCAGCGGAAAACTAATCCGCCGCGGCTCACTCATTGCTCTTTCGCGATAA
- the hypF gene encoding carbamoyltransferase HypF, with amino-acid sequence MAKNTSCGVQLRIRGKVQGVGFRPFVWQLAQQLNLHGDVCNDGDGVEVRLLEDPETFLVQLHQHCPPLARIDSVEREPFIWSQLPTEFTIRQSAGGVMNTQIVPDAATCPACLAEMNTPGERRWRYPFINCTHCGPRFTIIRAMPYDRPFTVMAAFPLCPACDKEYCDPLDRRFHAQPVACPECGPHLEWVSHGEHAEQEAALQAAIAQLKMGNIVAIKGIGGFHLACDARNSNAVATLRARKHRPAKPLAVMLPVADGLPDAARQLLTTPAAPIVLVDKKYVPELCDDIAPDLNEVGVMLPANPLQHLLLQELQCPLVMTSGNLSGKPPAISNEQALADLQGIADGFLIHNRDIVQRMDDSVVRESGEMLRRSRGYVPDALALPPGFKNVPPVLCLGADLKNTFCLVRGEQAVLSQHLGDLSDDGIQMQWREALRLMQNIYDFTPQYVVHDAHPGYVSSQWAREMNLPTQTVLHHHAHAAACLAEHLWPLDGGDVIALTLDGIGMGENGALWGGECLRVNYRECQHLGGLPAVALPGGDLAAKQPWRNLLAQCLRFVPEWQNYSETASVQQQNWSVLARAIERGINAPLASSCGRLFDAVAAALGCAPATLSYEGEAACALEALAASCHGVTHPVTMPLVDNQLDLATFWQQWLSWQAPVNQRAWAFHDALAQGFAALMREQATMRGITTLVFSGGVIHNCLLRARLAHYLADFTLLFPQSLPAGDGGLSLGQGVIVAARWLAGEVQNG; translated from the coding sequence ATGGCAAAAAACACATCTTGCGGTGTCCAACTGCGTATTCGTGGCAAAGTGCAGGGCGTCGGTTTTCGTCCGTTTGTCTGGCAACTGGCACAGCAATTAAATCTTCACGGCGATGTCTGTAATGACGGCGATGGCGTAGAAGTCCGGCTGCTGGAAGATCCGGAAACGTTTCTTGTTCAATTGCATCAGCACTGCCCGCCACTGGCGCGTATTGATAGCGTCGAGCGTGAGCCGTTTATCTGGTCACAACTGCCCACTGAGTTCACCATCCGCCAGAGCGCGGGTGGCGTCATGAATACGCAAATTGTTCCCGATGCCGCGACTTGCCCTGCTTGTCTTGCCGAAATGAATACCCCAGGCGAACGACGCTGGCGTTATCCGTTTATCAACTGTACTCACTGTGGTCCGCGTTTCACCATTATTCGCGCCATGCCTTACGACCGCCCGTTTACCGTGATGGCGGCGTTTCCGCTGTGTCCGGCTTGTGACAAAGAGTACTGTGACCCGCTCGATCGTCGCTTCCACGCCCAGCCGGTGGCCTGCCCGGAGTGTGGCCCCCATCTTGAATGGGTAAGTCATGGTGAACATGCAGAACAAGAGGCGGCATTACAGGCAGCTATCGCACAGTTAAAAATGGGCAACATTGTCGCCATCAAAGGGATTGGCGGATTTCATCTTGCCTGCGATGCACGTAACAGTAACGCGGTGGCGACACTTCGGGCGCGCAAACATCGCCCGGCGAAACCGCTGGCGGTCATGTTGCCAGTGGCTGACGGTTTACCAGACGCTGCGCGCCAGTTGCTTACCACGCCCGCCGCGCCGATTGTGCTGGTGGATAAAAAATATGTACCTGAGCTTTGTGATGATATCGCCCCTGACCTTAACGAAGTCGGGGTAATGTTGCCTGCGAACCCGCTCCAGCATTTGCTGTTACAGGAACTGCAATGCCCGCTGGTGATGACCTCCGGCAACCTGAGCGGTAAACCACCGGCTATCAGCAACGAACAGGCGCTGGCGGATTTGCAGGGCATTGCCGACGGATTCTTGATACATAACCGCGACATCGTGCAGCGGATGGATGATTCGGTGGTGCGCGAAAGCGGCGAAATGCTGCGCCGTTCGCGGGGGTATGTGCCGGATGCGCTGGCTTTGCCTCCGGGCTTTAAAAATGTTCCGCCTGTGCTGTGTCTCGGCGCGGATCTGAAAAATACCTTCTGCCTGGTGCGCGGCGAACAAGCGGTGTTGAGTCAGCATCTGGGCGATTTAAGTGACGATGGCATCCAGATGCAGTGGCGCGAAGCGTTACGCCTGATGCAAAACATCTACGATTTCACTCCGCAATACGTTGTGCATGACGCGCATCCGGGCTATGTCTCCAGCCAGTGGGCGCGTGAGATGAATCTGCCGACGCAAACGGTGCTGCATCATCATGCCCACGCAGCGGCGTGTCTGGCAGAACACCTCTGGCCTCTGGATGGCGGAGATGTCATTGCGTTGACGCTCGACGGTATTGGTATGGGGGAGAACGGCGCTTTGTGGGGCGGCGAGTGCTTGCGGGTGAACTATCGCGAATGCCAGCACCTGGGCGGCTTGCCCGCAGTGGCGCTTCCGGGGGGCGATTTGGCTGCGAAGCAGCCGTGGCGAAACCTGCTGGCGCAGTGCCTGCGCTTTGTGCCGGAGTGGCAGAATTACTCTGAAACGGCAAGTGTGCAACAGCAAAACTGGAGCGTGCTGGCGCGGGCTATTGAGCGTGGAATTAACGCGCCGCTGGCATCGTCGTGTGGACGTTTGTTCGATGCCGTAGCGGCGGCGCTGGGCTGTGCGCCAGCCACGTTAAGTTATGAAGGTGAAGCGGCTTGTGCGCTGGAGGCGCTGGCGGCTTCGTGCCACGGCGTGACGCATCCGGTGACGATGCCGCTGGTGGACAATCAACTGGATCTCGCCACTTTCTGGCAGCAGTGGCTGAGCTGGCAGGCTCCGGTTAATCAACGCGCGTGGGCGTTTCATGATGCGCTGGCGCAGGGTTTTGCCGCGTTGATGCGTGAGCAGGCCACGATGCGGGGTATCACTACGCTGGTATTTAGCGGCGGAGTTATTCATAACTGTTTGCTGCGTGCACGTCTGGCGCATTATCTTGCTGATTTTACGTTGCTCTTCCCACAAAGTTTACCTGCGGGCGATGGCGGGTTGTCTCTGGGGCAGGGGGTTATTGTTGCGGCGCGTTGGTTGGCAGGGGAAGTCCAGAACGGATAA
- the norV gene encoding anaerobic nitric oxide reductase flavorubredoxin translates to MSIVVKNNIHWVGQRDWEVRDFHGTEYKTLRGSSYNSYLIREEKNVLIDTVDHKFSREFVQNLRNEIDLADIDYIVINHAEEDHAGALTELMAQIPDTPIYCTANAIDSINGHHHHPEWNFNVVKTGDTLDIGNGKQLIFVETPMLHWPDSMMTYLTGDAVLFSNDAFGQHYCDEHLFNDEVDQTELFEQCQRYYANILTPFSRLVTPKITEILGFNLPVDMIATSHGVVWRDNPTQIVELYLKWAADYQEDRITIVYDTMSNNTRMMADAIAQGIAETDPRVAVKIFNVARSDKNEILTNVFRSKGVLVGTSTMNNVMMPKIAGLVEEMTGLRFRNKRASAFGSHGWSGGAVDRLSTRLQDAGFEMSLSLKAKWRPDQDALELCREHGREIARQWALAPLPQSTVNTVVEEETSAATTADLGPRMQCSVCQWIYDPAKGEPMQDVAPGTPWSEVPDNFLCPECSLGKDVFDELASEAK, encoded by the coding sequence ATGTCTATTGTGGTGAAAAATAACATTCATTGGGTTGGTCAACGTGACTGGGAAGTGCGTGATTTTCACGGTACAGAATATAAAACGCTGCGCGGCAGCAGCTACAACAGCTACCTCATCCGCGAAGAAAAAAACGTGCTGATCGACACCGTCGACCATAAATTCAGCCGCGAATTTGTGCAGAACCTGCGTAATGAAATCGATCTGGCGGATATCGATTACATCGTAATTAACCATGCTGAAGAGGACCACGCCGGGGCGCTGACCGAACTGATGGCACAAATTCCCGATACGCCGATCTACTGTACTGCCAACGCTATCGACTCGATAAATGGTCATCACCATCATCCGGAGTGGAATTTTAATGTAGTGAAAACTGGCGACACGCTGGATATCGGCAACGGCAAACAACTCATTTTTGTCGAAACGCCAATGCTGCACTGGCCGGACAGCATGATGACTTACCTGACAGGCGACGCGGTGCTGTTCAGTAACGATGCTTTCGGTCAGCACTACTGCGACGAGCATCTGTTCAACGATGAAGTGGATCAGACTGAGCTTTTCGAGCAGTGCCAGCGTTACTACGCCAATATCCTGACGCCGTTCAGCCGCCTGGTAACGCCGAAAATTACCGAGATCCTGGGCTTTAACTTGCCAGTCGATATGATAGCGACCTCTCACGGCGTGGTATGGCGCGATAACCCGACGCAAATTGTCGAGCTGTACCTGAAATGGGCGGCGGATTATCAGGAAGACAGAATCACCATTGTCTACGACACCATGTCGAATAACACCCGCATGATGGCTGACGCTATCGCCCAGGGGATTGCGGAAACCGACCCACGCGTGGCGGTGAAAATTTTCAACGTCGCCCGAAGCGATAAAAACGAAATCCTGACCAATGTCTTCCGCTCAAAAGGCGTACTGGTCGGCACTTCTACGATGAATAATGTGATGATGCCGAAAATCGCCGGGCTGGTGGAGGAGATGACCGGATTACGCTTCCGTAACAAACGCGCCAGCGCTTTCGGCTCTCACGGCTGGAGCGGCGGTGCGGTGGATCGTCTTTCCACGCGCCTGCAGGATGCGGGTTTCGAAATGTCGCTTAGCCTGAAAGCCAAATGGCGACCAGACCAGGACGCTCTGGAGTTATGTCGTGAACACGGTCGCGAAATCGCCCGTCAGTGGGCGCTCGCGCCGCTGCCACAGAGCACGGTGAATACGGTGGTTGAAGAAGAAACCTCTGCCGCCACGACGGCTGACCTCGGCCCACGGATGCAATGCAGCGTCTGCCAGTGGATTTACGATCCGGCAAAAGGCGAGCCAATGCAGGACGTTGCGCCAGGAACGCCGTGGAGTGAAGTCCCGGATAACTTCCTGTGCCCGGAATGCTCTCTCGGCAAAGACGTCTTTGACGAACTGGCATCGGAGGCAAAATGA
- a CDS encoding helix-turn-helix domain-containing protein — protein MTANAARAVKATRELVNAVPFLGGSDSEDDYREALELVEYLIEEDDTNPLIDFLASRIAEYENNNEKFAEFDKAVAAMPVGVALLRTLIDQHNLTYADLKNEIGSKSLVSQILSGQRSLTISHIKALSARFGVKPEWFL, from the coding sequence ATGACTGCTAATGCTGCACGCGCTGTTAAAGCAACAAGAGAACTGGTCAATGCAGTCCCCTTTCTGGGAGGCAGTGACTCAGAAGATGATTATCGTGAAGCACTGGAACTGGTCGAATATTTGATTGAAGAAGATGATACCAATCCACTTATCGACTTTCTGGCGAGCCGCATTGCAGAATATGAAAACAATAACGAAAAGTTTGCAGAGTTCGACAAAGCCGTTGCAGCAATGCCGGTTGGCGTGGCGTTACTTCGTACGCTGATTGATCAACATAATCTGACCTATGCGGATTTGAAGAACGAAATCGGCTCTAAATCCCTGGTCAGTCAGATTTTATCTGGACAACGTTCCCTGACGATATCCCACATTAAGGCACTTTCAGCCCGATTTGGCGTTAAGCCGGAATGGTTTCTTTGA
- the norW gene encoding NADH:flavorubredoxin reductase NorW yields MSNGIVIIGSGFAARQLVKNIRKQDASIPLTLIAADSMDEYNKPDLSHVISQGQRADDLTRQTAGEFAEQFNLRLFPHTWVTDIDAEAHVVKSQNNQWQYDKLVLATGASAFVPPVPGRELMLTLNSQQEYRACETQLRDARRVLIVGGGLIGSELAMDFCRAGKAVTLIDNAASILASLMPPEVSSRLQHRLTEMGVHLLLKSQLQGLEKTDSGILATLDRQRCIEVDAVIAATGLRPETALARRAGLTINRGVCVDSYLQTSNADIYALGDCAEINGQVLPFLQPIQLSAMVLAKNLLGNNTPLKLPAMLVKIKTPELPLHLAGETQRQDLRWQINTERQGMVARGVDDADQLRAFVVSEDRMKEAFGLLKTLSM; encoded by the coding sequence ATGAGCAACGGCATTGTGATCATTGGTTCGGGCTTCGCCGCCCGCCAACTGGTGAAAAATATTCGCAAACAGGACGCCAGTATTCCATTAACCCTGATTGCCGCCGACAGCATGGATGAGTACAACAAACCTGACCTCAGCCATGTTATCAGTCAGGGGCAACGTGCCGACGACCTTACCCGCCAGACGGCAGGTGAATTTGCCGAGCAGTTTAATCTGCGCCTGTTTCCGCACACCTGGGTAACGGATATCGATGCCGAAGCCCATGTGGTGAAAAGTCAGAATAATCAGTGGCAATACGACAAGTTAGTGCTGGCAACCGGTGCCAGCGCCTTTGTCCCGCCAGTGCCCGGGCGTGAGTTAATGCTGACGTTAAATAGTCAGCAAGAGTATCGCGCCTGTGAAACGCAACTGCGGGATGCCCGACGCGTGTTGATTGTCGGCGGTGGTTTGATTGGTAGTGAACTGGCGATGGATTTTTGTCGGGCAGGCAAAGCGGTCACGCTAATCGACAACGCTGCCAGTATTCTGGCGTCGTTAATGCCACCGGAAGTCAGCAGCCGCTTGCAGCATCGGTTGACGGAGATGGGCGTTCATCTGCTGTTGAAATCTCAGTTGCAGGGACTAGAAAAAACAGATTCTGGCATTCTGGCAACGCTGGACCGCCAGCGCTGCATCGAAGTGGATGCGGTAATTGCCGCCACCGGACTGCGCCCGGAAACCGCCCTGGCACGACGCGCCGGGCTGACGATTAATCGCGGCGTTTGCGTCGATAGTTATCTGCAAACCAGTAATGCCGATATTTATGCGCTGGGCGATTGCGCGGAAATTAACGGTCAGGTATTGCCGTTCCTCCAGCCGATTCAACTTAGCGCGATGGTGCTGGCAAAAAATCTTCTCGGCAATAACACGCCGCTGAAACTCCCGGCGATGCTGGTGAAAATCAAAACGCCGGAATTACCGCTGCATCTGGCAGGCGAAACCCAGCGTCAGGATTTACGCTGGCAAATTAATACCGAACGCCAGGGAATGGTGGCGCGCGGCGTTGACGATGCTGACCAGCTTCGCGCCTTTGTGGTCAGTGAGGATCGGATGAAAGAGGCATTTGGATTGTTGAAAACGTTGTCGATGTAG
- the hydN gene encoding electron transport protein HydN translates to MNRFIIADASKCIGCRTCEVACVVSHQENQDCASLTPETFLPRIHVIKGVNISTATVCRQCEDAPCANVCPNGAISRDKGFVHVMQERCIGCKTCVVACPYGAMEVVVRPVIRNSGAGLNVRADKAEANKCDLCNHREDGPACMAACPTHALICVDRNKLEQLSAEKRRRTALMF, encoded by the coding sequence ATGAACCGTTTCATCATTGCTGACGCGAGTAAATGTATTGGTTGCCGTACCTGTGAAGTAGCGTGCGTGGTTTCTCATCAGGAAAATCAGGACTGTGCATCGCTGACCCCGGAAACATTTTTACCGCGTATCCATGTCATTAAAGGTGTGAACATTTCCACGGCGACAGTTTGCCGTCAGTGTGAAGATGCACCGTGCGCTAACGTCTGCCCGAATGGTGCTATCAGCCGTGATAAAGGGTTTGTTCATGTCATGCAGGAACGTTGTATTGGTTGCAAAACCTGCGTTGTGGCTTGCCCGTATGGTGCGATGGAAGTGGTGGTGCGTCCGGTGATTCGCAACAGCGGCGCAGGGCTGAATGTACGGGCTGACAAAGCCGAAGCCAATAAATGCGACCTGTGCAACCATCGTGAAGACGGCCCGGCGTGTATGGCGGCTTGCCCGACCCATGCGCTGATTTGTGTCGATCGTAATAAACTTGAACAACTGAGCGCAGAAAAACGCCGCCGCACGGCGCTGATGTTCTAA